Proteins encoded in a region of the Perca fluviatilis chromosome 6, GENO_Pfluv_1.0, whole genome shotgun sequence genome:
- the oxt gene encoding oxytocin-neurophysin 1, whose protein sequence is MTGAAVSTCLLFLLSVCSSCYISNCPIGGKRSIMDAPLRKCMPCGPGDRGRCFGPSICCGEGLGCLLGSPETAHCVEENYLLTACQAGGRPCGSEGGRCAASGLCCDAESCTTDQSCLIEEEGDDQTSLFEGSDPGDIILRLLHLGGHTSHRVHP, encoded by the exons ATGACTGGAGCCGCTGTGTCCACATGCCTACTTTTTCTCCTGTCTGTATGTTCATCGTGTTACATCTCTAACTGTCCTATCGGTGGCAAAAGGTCCATCATGGATGCACCTCTGCGAAAG TGCATGCCGTGTGGCCCCGGAGACAGGGGTCGCTGCTTCGGCCCCAGTATCTGCTGCGGGGAGGGCCTCGGCTGCCTGCTCGGCTCCCCGGAAACGGCTCACTGCGTGGAGGAGAACTACCTGCTCACCGCCTGCCAGGCAGGAGGGAGACCCTGTGGATCTGAGGGAGGACGCTGCGCTGCTTCAGGACTCTGCTGTGATGCAG AGAGCTGCACCACCGACCAATCGTGCCTCATCGAGGAGGAAGGAGACGACCAAACCAGCCTATTTGAAGGCAGCGACCCCGGTGACATCATCCTCAGGCTCCTGCATCTGGGCGGTCACACTTCTCATCGAGTTCACCCATGA
- the LOC120560572 gene encoding fatty acid-binding protein, liver-type-like has protein sequence MSFSGKYQLESQENFEPFMKAIGLSDELIQKGKDIKSISEIEENGNNFKVTVTTGSKVLVNTFTIGQEAELETVTGEKVKAVVQRDGNKLKVSLKGIESVTELVDSLTIVNTMTVGGIVYKRTSKRI, from the exons ATGTCTTTCTCTGGAAAGTACCAGCTGGAGTCTCAGGAGAACTTTGAGCCTTTCATGAAGGCCATTG GTCTCTCTGATGAACTCATCCAGAAAGGCAAAGACATTAAGAGCATCTCTGAGATTGAGGAGAATGGTAACAACTTCAAAGTGACGGTCACCACCGGCTCAAAGGTCCTCGTGAATACCTTCACCATTGGACaggaggcagagctggagaCAGTCACTGGGGAGAAGGTCAAG GCCGTGGTTCAGCGTGATGGCAACAAGCTGAAGGTCTCCCTGAAGGGAATCGAGTCAGTCACAGAACTAGTGGACTCACTCACAATTGTCAAT actATGACTGTTGGTGGCATTGTGTACAAGAGgacaagcaaacgcatttaa